A section of the Arcobacter roscoffensis genome encodes:
- a CDS encoding AMP-binding protein has product MSINSIRTLLEDSAVSHPSKTAIVFNEKSISYEDLLKKVNQVAFYLKELDLPKGSRIGLYSNKGIDQVIAILSILSTDYILVPLTRLLKPEQVQYIINDCDIKCIITDRLKLESIEEIDFNGHIISYETAHKDIPSFEEIYKYYNKPFKHDVNGHENAVITYSFGITGQPKGIVISHRNLIDSARVVSQYLELREEDVISGTLIFNLDYGLNQIFCSLYKRATLALHRFILAGDFYNHLINDKVTVVPLMPVNISNMFDEDEHRLPSSDLLSNVRVLTSSGGNVTVKMLKGLDKLFPDAKFYSMHGLTEAFRSTYLDPSQIHIRPDSIGKAIPDVELYVINEEGKECKPREVGELIHRGGYIYRGFWNAPVETAQRFKSIQILKDVIDLEGQLTDEIVVATGDYVYKDEEGYFYFVSRHDNMIKTRGFRVSPYEIESVVANNLPQIEQCAIFSVPNEEIEEEIVMVYSSRSELAPKEITFELKKHLASYMIPSKIIYKKSLPLVPSDKNKINKEELKNELLEK; this is encoded by the coding sequence ATGTCTATAAATAGTATTAGAACATTATTAGAAGACTCTGCAGTTTCACATCCAAGTAAAACTGCTATAGTTTTTAATGAAAAAAGTATTTCATATGAAGATTTACTTAAAAAAGTAAATCAAGTTGCCTTTTATTTAAAAGAATTAGATTTACCAAAAGGTTCAAGAATTGGTTTATACTCAAACAAGGGTATAGATCAAGTTATAGCAATATTATCAATACTTTCTACTGATTATATACTTGTTCCCCTAACTAGACTTCTAAAGCCTGAGCAAGTTCAATATATAATCAATGATTGTGATATAAAATGTATCATCACTGATAGGTTAAAACTTGAAAGTATAGAAGAAATTGACTTCAATGGTCATATAATTTCTTATGAAACTGCCCATAAAGATATTCCATCATTTGAAGAAATTTACAAATACTATAACAAACCATTTAAGCATGATGTAAATGGGCATGAAAATGCTGTTATCACTTATTCTTTTGGTATTACAGGTCAACCTAAAGGTATTGTTATATCTCATAGAAATCTAATAGATTCAGCAAGAGTTGTATCTCAATATTTAGAACTTAGAGAAGAAGATGTGATTTCAGGAACATTAATCTTTAATCTTGATTATGGATTAAATCAAATTTTCTGTTCTCTTTACAAAAGGGCAACACTAGCATTACATAGATTCATACTAGCAGGAGACTTCTATAATCACTTGATAAATGATAAAGTAACTGTAGTTCCTTTAATGCCTGTAAATATTTCAAATATGTTTGATGAAGATGAACATAGACTTCCAAGTTCAGACTTACTTTCAAATGTAAGAGTACTTACTTCATCAGGAGGAAATGTAACTGTAAAAATGTTAAAAGGATTAGACAAGCTTTTCCCTGATGCAAAGTTTTATTCAATGCATGGATTAACAGAAGCTTTTAGATCTACGTACCTAGACCCATCACAAATTCATATAAGACCTGATTCAATTGGAAAAGCTATTCCAGATGTAGAATTATATGTTATAAACGAAGAAGGGAAAGAGTGTAAGCCAAGAGAAGTTGGTGAACTAATTCACAGAGGTGGTTATATATATAGAGGTTTTTGGAATGCTCCTGTAGAAACTGCTCAAAGATTTAAATCAATTCAAATCTTAAAAGATGTAATAGATTTAGAAGGACAATTAACTGATGAAATAGTTGTAGCAACAGGTGATTATGTATACAAAGATGAAGAAGGTTATTTTTACTTTGTATCTAGACATGATAACATGATAAAAACAAGAGGATTTAGAGTAAGTCCTTATGAAATTGAATCAGTAGTTGCAAATAACTTACCTCAAATTGAACAATGTGCAATCTTTTCTGTTCCAAATGAAGAAATAGAAGAAGAGATAGTTATGGTTTATTCAAGTAGAAGTGAACTTGCACCAAAAGAGATAACATTTGAGCTTAAAAAACATCTTGCATCTTATATGATTCCTTCAAAAATAATCTATAAAAAATCTCTTCCACTAGTGCCTAGTGACAAAAATAAAATAAATAAAGAAGAGTTAAAAAACGAACTTCTAGAAAAATAA
- a CDS encoding c-type cytochrome has translation MKKLVVAASLLTACVAFANPYAKCVGCHGANGEKVAMGKSKIIKDMTKADFIAAMKGYKDGSYGGPMKGLMKGQVSSLSDADIEAIANQIAK, from the coding sequence ATGAAAAAATTAGTAGTAGCAGCGTCATTATTAACTGCATGTGTAGCATTTGCTAACCCTTATGCTAAATGTGTTGGTTGTCATGGTGCAAATGGGGAAAAAGTTGCAATGGGAAAATCTAAGATTATCAAAGATATGACAAAAGCAGATTTCATCGCAGCAATGAAAGGTTACAAAGATGGTTCATACGGTGGACCAATGAAAGGTTTAATGAAAGGTCAAGTTTCTTCTTTATCTGATGCAGATATCGAAGCAATTGCTAATCAAATAGCTAAGTAA
- a CDS encoding GGDEF domain-containing protein, with protein sequence MYKISVSKDLFEDILLKKTSLLTKKSSKYWKKELLEPKIVDDKITYSIKQFEKLLITNGLGDDKPQLVVECKKVDYSSSFDRFEFSLGKVFEQKNTQVEEDYKDTLIEQLLKEKELLEDKMNRDHLTQVYNRKKMQEDLEHFTNQNNSNLLCAIFIDADRFKGINDNFGHEAGDRTLQYLSNKLLKHANYLNGEVYRYGGEEFVILCFLPKDQIIKKVEDLRVDIKSQSVYHRNKDISLTVSIGVAFYDEFKNKDLLVQKADEAVYKAKDKGRDVIVFA encoded by the coding sequence ATGTATAAAATTTCTGTTTCAAAAGATTTATTTGAAGATATTTTGTTAAAAAAAACTTCTTTACTTACAAAGAAAAGCTCAAAGTATTGGAAAAAAGAGCTACTTGAACCTAAAATAGTAGATGATAAAATCACTTATTCAATAAAACAGTTTGAAAAGCTTCTTATTACAAATGGTTTAGGTGATGATAAACCACAACTTGTTGTTGAGTGTAAAAAGGTAGATTATTCAAGCTCTTTTGATAGATTTGAGTTTAGCTTAGGAAAAGTATTTGAGCAAAAAAATACTCAAGTTGAAGAAGATTATAAAGATACTTTAATAGAACAACTTCTAAAAGAAAAAGAGTTGCTTGAAGATAAAATGAATAGGGATCATCTAACCCAAGTTTACAATAGAAAAAAAATGCAAGAAGATTTAGAGCATTTTACAAATCAAAATAATTCAAATCTTTTATGCGCTATTTTTATAGATGCTGATAGATTTAAAGGTATAAATGATAATTTTGGTCATGAAGCAGGGGATAGAACACTTCAATATTTATCAAATAAGCTTCTAAAACATGCAAACTATTTAAATGGTGAAGTTTATAGATATGGTGGGGAAGAGTTTGTTATTCTTTGTTTTTTACCAAAAGATCAAATTATTAAAAAAGTTGAAGATTTAAGAGTAGATATTAAATCACAAAGTGTGTATCATAGAAATAAAGATATATCTCTTACAGTTAGTATTGGTGTTGCTTTTTATGATGAGTTTAAAAATAAAGATTTATTAGTTCAAAAAGCTGATGAAGCTGTTTATAAAGCTAAAGATAAGGGTAGGGATGTGATTGTGTTTGCTTAA
- a CDS encoding TsoY family (seleno)protein, with amino-acid sequence MKLREKFTPMCFLSALGAGGLSVSFFMYLMFLVPHEGVPMATFDFIMPKLLEGTWLSIVIALSLVFILVFAYFHFKLLIWNTKQFNLFKKTDKYKELVNSNAEITLMTMPLTYAMTINVCFVLGAVFVPNLWSIVEYMFPFALLGFTVAGYFGLKIFMNYFSRLLIKGDFDFTKNNNLSQMISIFAFAMIAVGFAAPGAMSHNITINAIGIFAAIFFASVSVLLLIIKLTMGFKNMFEHGISVEASPSLWIILPILTLLGITAIRVTFGLHHGFEATLAKSSLFTLTATIVSLQVIFGLLGYKVMKQLGYFEKYVNGADKSPVSFALICPGVAFFVFGMFFINFGLTFNTVIVKYSLAYFLLMLPFIYIQIKTIIYFFKLKTKFEF; translated from the coding sequence ATGAAACTAAGAGAAAAATTCACACCAATGTGTTTTTTATCTGCACTAGGAGCAGGAGGATTATCTGTATCATTTTTTATGTATTTAATGTTTCTAGTACCACATGAAGGCGTACCAATGGCAACTTTTGATTTTATCATGCCAAAGTTACTTGAAGGCACATGGCTGTCTATTGTAATTGCTTTATCTTTGGTATTTATACTTGTTTTTGCATATTTTCACTTCAAGCTTCTAATATGGAATACAAAACAATTTAATCTTTTTAAAAAAACTGATAAATACAAAGAGCTTGTAAACTCAAATGCTGAGATTACTTTAATGACAATGCCATTAACATACGCAATGACTATAAATGTATGTTTTGTACTTGGAGCTGTTTTTGTTCCAAATTTATGGAGTATTGTTGAATATATGTTTCCATTTGCACTTCTTGGATTTACTGTTGCTGGATATTTTGGGCTTAAAATATTCATGAACTATTTTTCAAGACTTTTAATCAAAGGTGATTTTGACTTTACAAAAAACAATAACCTTTCACAAATGATTTCAATCTTCGCTTTTGCTATGATAGCTGTAGGTTTTGCAGCACCTGGTGCGATGAGTCACAATATCACTATAAATGCTATTGGTATTTTTGCAGCTATATTTTTTGCTTCTGTTAGTGTTTTACTGCTTATTATTAAGCTTACTATGGGATTTAAAAATATGTTTGAGCATGGTATTTCAGTGGAAGCTAGTCCTTCTTTGTGGATTATTTTGCCGATTTTAACACTTTTAGGTATTACTGCTATTAGAGTTACTTTTGGATTACATCATGGTTTTGAAGCAACACTTGCTAAATCATCTTTATTTACTCTAACAGCTACAATAGTATCACTTCAAGTAATCTTTGGGCTATTAGGATATAAAGTTATGAAACAACTTGGATACTTTGAAAAGTACGTAAATGGAGCTGATAAATCACCTGTGTCTTTTGCACTTATTTGTCCTGGAGTTGCGTTTTTTGTATTTGGAATGTTCTTTATTAATTTTGGTCTTACTTTTAATACAGTAATTGTAAAATATTCCCTTGCATACTTTTTACTAATGCTTCCATTTATTTATATCCAAATAAAAACTATCATCTATTTTTTCAAACTAAAAACAAAGTTTGAATTCTAA